A part of Silvimonas soli genomic DNA contains:
- the ybaK gene encoding Cys-tRNA(Pro) deacylase, whose protein sequence is MSEKAPVTAAIRMLRQHKASYTEHLYDYEEKGGTTVSARELGVPEHAVIKTLIMEDEAKQPMVVLMHGDCEVSTKNLARLLHKKTIHPCSPDIANKHSGYMVGGTSPFGTRKPMPVYMESSILALERIYLNGGKRGFLVGIAPAVAQDILQPVLVDVAIARGESH, encoded by the coding sequence TTGAGCGAGAAAGCACCGGTCACCGCGGCGATTCGCATGCTGCGCCAGCATAAAGCGTCTTATACCGAGCACTTATACGACTACGAAGAAAAAGGCGGCACGACAGTCTCGGCCCGTGAATTGGGCGTGCCAGAACACGCCGTCATCAAAACCTTGATCATGGAAGACGAAGCAAAGCAGCCCATGGTGGTGTTGATGCATGGCGATTGCGAAGTCTCTACCAAAAATCTGGCGCGGCTACTGCACAAGAAAACCATCCACCCCTGTTCGCCGGATATCGCCAACAAGCATTCGGGATATATGGTGGGCGGGACATCGCCGTTTGGCACGCGCAAGCCGATGCCGGTGTACATGGAAAGCAGCATTTTGGCGCTGGAACGAATTTATCTGAATGGCGGAAAACGCGGATTTCTGGTGGGAATTGCGCCTGCCGTTGCCCAAGACATTTTGCAGCCCGTACTGGTCGATGTGGCCATCGCCCGTGGCGAAAGCCACTAA
- a CDS encoding cob(I)yrinic acid a,c-diamide adenosyltransferase, with translation MGHRLSKITTRTGDDGSTGLGDGSRVAKDHLRIHVLGEVDELNSQIGVVLAEDLPAIASECLVLVQHDLFDLGGELCIPGRVALGEAHLLRLEEAVEQFNSQLSPLKEFILPGGTRAAAALHVARCIARRAERALVTLRAAEEGISENSLRYLNRLSDLLFVMARIANQHGGTGDVLWQPGLNAQAMD, from the coding sequence ATGGGGCATCGCTTAAGCAAGATCACCACTCGCACCGGAGACGACGGCAGCACCGGACTGGGGGATGGCTCCCGTGTTGCCAAGGATCACCTGCGCATTCATGTGCTGGGAGAGGTGGATGAGCTGAATTCGCAAATTGGGGTAGTGCTAGCGGAGGATTTGCCGGCTATTGCCAGCGAGTGCCTGGTGCTGGTGCAGCATGACTTGTTCGATCTGGGGGGCGAGTTGTGCATACCCGGTCGCGTCGCCTTGGGCGAAGCGCATCTATTGCGGCTGGAAGAGGCCGTCGAACAGTTCAACTCACAGCTATCGCCACTCAAGGAATTCATCCTGCCGGGTGGTACGCGCGCAGCGGCAGCCTTGCATGTTGCCCGCTGCATTGCTCGCCGCGCTGAGCGAGCACTGGTTACGCTGCGGGCCGCCGAGGAGGGTATCTCGGAGAACTCGCTGCGATATCTGAACCGATTGTCGGACCTGCTGTTTGTGATGGCACGCATTGCCAACCAGCACGGCGGCACCGGTGACGTGCTGTGGCAGCCGGGCCTTAATGCTCAGGCCATGGACTGA
- a CDS encoding protein adenylyltransferase SelO, whose amino-acid sequence MNDTFARLALTPRFQLLPERFFAKVAPTPLAEPVLAIWNAPLAAQLGLDPDTNAHVGLTDYLTGNLLIPGSEPLASVYCGHQFGVYVQQLGDGRAILIAEVKDRNGIVQEIQLKGAGPTPWSRRADGRAVLRSSIREYLCSEAMYGLGIPTTRALAMTASPEAIWRETRETAAVVARVAPTFVRFGHFEFYCHHGDHEGLRTLVDWTIEHFYPECADAASPALALLEVVIARTATLLAHWQAVGFCHGVMNTDNMSILGLTLDYGPFGFMDGFDAGHICNHSDESGRYAYNQQPQIALWNLQTLAQALLPLLDREAAIAALHTFQDLFETAFAAQFQSKLGLPDWRDEDWGLLTTLFNLLQAGRTDWTNFWRDLASLGLQDAHPCPALRDRFVDREAFDQWLTDYRERVAATGDAVAVIQERARAANPKYILRNHLAEIAIRKAQQGDFSEMQRLHDCLSQPFAEQPEYADYAAAPPDWAASLSVSCSS is encoded by the coding sequence GTGAACGACACTTTTGCCCGACTTGCGCTAACTCCCCGCTTCCAGCTCTTGCCGGAGCGCTTTTTCGCCAAGGTTGCACCCACGCCATTAGCCGAGCCGGTTCTGGCAATCTGGAACGCGCCGCTGGCCGCACAACTGGGACTTGATCCTGATACAAACGCACATGTCGGATTAACGGACTACCTGACCGGCAATTTACTGATTCCTGGTAGCGAGCCACTGGCCAGCGTGTACTGCGGGCATCAGTTCGGGGTTTACGTTCAGCAATTGGGCGATGGGCGGGCGATTCTGATTGCGGAAGTCAAAGACCGCAATGGCATTGTGCAAGAAATCCAGCTTAAAGGCGCCGGCCCTACGCCGTGGTCCCGGCGCGCCGATGGCCGCGCGGTTTTGCGTTCCAGCATTCGCGAATACCTGTGCTCTGAAGCCATGTACGGCTTGGGCATTCCCACTACCCGGGCGTTGGCGATGACGGCATCGCCCGAAGCCATCTGGCGCGAGACCCGGGAAACCGCCGCCGTGGTGGCACGCGTCGCCCCCACCTTCGTGCGTTTCGGTCATTTCGAATTCTATTGCCATCACGGCGATCATGAAGGGTTGCGCACACTGGTCGACTGGACCATCGAACATTTCTATCCAGAATGCGCAGACGCGGCCTCGCCTGCGTTGGCACTGCTGGAAGTCGTGATTGCCCGTACCGCCACCTTGCTGGCGCATTGGCAAGCAGTCGGCTTTTGTCATGGCGTAATGAATACCGACAATATGTCGATTCTTGGTCTGACCCTGGATTACGGCCCATTTGGCTTTATGGACGGCTTTGACGCGGGCCATATCTGCAATCATTCCGATGAAAGTGGCCGCTACGCTTATAACCAGCAGCCACAAATCGCTTTATGGAATCTGCAGACGCTGGCTCAGGCGTTATTGCCGTTGCTGGATCGCGAAGCAGCCATCGCTGCTTTGCATACTTTTCAAGACCTGTTCGAAACCGCCTTTGCCGCACAATTTCAGTCCAAGCTGGGCTTGCCGGACTGGCGCGATGAAGATTGGGGTTTGTTGACCACGCTGTTTAATCTGCTGCAAGCCGGGCGCACCGACTGGACCAACTTCTGGCGTGACCTGGCATCCCTGGGATTGCAGGATGCGCACCCATGCCCGGCGTTGCGTGATCGCTTTGTGGATCGCGAAGCCTTTGACCAGTGGCTAACTGACTATCGCGAGCGGGTAGCAGCCACGGGCGATGCGGTTGCAGTCATTCAGGAACGCGCCCGCGCGGCCAATCCGAAGTACATTTTGCGCAATCACCTGGCCGAAATCGCCATCCGCAAAGCCCAACAAGGCGACTTCAGCGAGATGCAGCGCCTGCACGATTGCTTGTCCCAACCTTTCGCTGAACAACCTGAATATGCTGACTATGCCGCCGCGCCGCCGGACTGGGCGGCCAGCTTATCGGTCTCTTGTTCGTCATAA
- a CDS encoding inorganic phosphate transporter, with protein MPDLFSGIPVHVAISLALALLFVLTFEFINGFHDTANAVATVIYTKSMPPHLAVVLSGIFNFGGVLLGGLGVAYAIVHLLPVDLLINVSTSHGLVMVFALLASAILWNLGTWYLGLPASSSHTLIGSILGVGLTNAVLTNTSIHDGINWGKVVEIGLSLIISPIVGVVIAGLLLIILKKLRPLSGMHKNPEQRKLVDGKKHPPFWTRLVLVVSALAVSFAHGSNDGQKGIGLIMLVLIGIVPAKFVVDLDATAYQIERTRDASIHLRQFYQRNNASLGEYLALGKAPAAELPAKYKCDPQMTEPMIADLLSTLDSVQSYRDITPEARNRVRRNLLCLDDTAKKVGSMKSIDSAEKSDLSKLRKDLTATTEYSPYWVILAVAMALGVGTMIGWRRVVQTVGEKIGKQGMTYAQGMSAQITAAVSIGIANIFGLPVSTTHVLSSGVAGTMLANRSGLQGSTIRNILLAWVLTLPAAMGLAAGLFWIASKFIQ; from the coding sequence ATGCCCGATCTTTTTAGCGGTATTCCGGTTCATGTGGCGATCAGCCTTGCGCTGGCGCTGTTGTTTGTCCTGACTTTCGAATTCATTAACGGCTTTCATGACACCGCCAATGCGGTGGCTACCGTGATCTATACCAAATCCATGCCGCCACATCTGGCGGTGGTCTTGTCCGGTATTTTCAATTTCGGCGGTGTGCTGCTCGGCGGTTTGGGTGTGGCTTATGCCATCGTCCATTTGCTGCCGGTTGATTTGCTGATCAACGTGAGCACCAGCCACGGTTTGGTGATGGTGTTCGCCCTGCTGGCGTCGGCCATTTTGTGGAACCTGGGCACCTGGTATCTGGGCTTGCCGGCCTCCAGTTCGCACACCCTCATCGGTTCGATCCTCGGCGTAGGTCTGACCAACGCGGTGCTGACGAATACCTCGATTCATGACGGCATCAATTGGGGCAAGGTCGTGGAAATCGGCCTGTCGCTGATCATTTCGCCGATTGTGGGTGTGGTGATTGCCGGTTTGTTGTTGATTATTCTGAAAAAACTGCGCCCCTTATCGGGCATGCACAAGAATCCGGAGCAACGCAAACTGGTTGACGGCAAAAAGCATCCGCCGTTCTGGACTCGTCTGGTACTGGTGGTTTCGGCGCTGGCGGTCAGTTTTGCTCACGGTTCCAATGACGGCCAGAAAGGCATTGGCTTGATCATGTTGGTGCTGATCGGCATCGTGCCCGCCAAGTTTGTGGTTGATCTGGATGCCACGGCTTACCAGATTGAACGCACACGCGATGCATCCATTCACTTGCGTCAGTTCTATCAGCGCAATAACGCATCGCTGGGCGAATATCTGGCGTTAGGCAAAGCCCCTGCTGCCGAGCTGCCGGCCAAGTACAAATGTGATCCGCAAATGACCGAGCCGATGATTGCCGATCTGCTGTCCACGCTCGACAGCGTGCAATCTTATCGTGACATCACGCCGGAAGCACGCAACCGCGTGCGCCGTAATTTGCTTTGTCTGGACGATACCGCCAAGAAAGTCGGCTCGATGAAAAGCATTGATTCGGCAGAAAAATCAGACCTCTCAAAGTTGCGTAAAGACCTGACAGCGACCACCGAATACTCGCCCTACTGGGTAATTCTGGCCGTGGCCATGGCGCTGGGCGTCGGCACAATGATCGGCTGGCGTCGCGTGGTGCAGACCGTGGGCGAGAAGATCGGCAAACAAGGCATGACTTACGCTCAGGGTATGTCGGCGCAGATTACCGCCGCGGTATCAATTGGCATTGCCAATATTTTCGGTCTACCCGTATCGACCACGCATGTGCTGTCTTCTGGCGTAGCGGGCACCATGCTGGCCAATCGCTCCGGCCTGCAGGGCTCGACCATCCGTAACATCCTGCTGGCCTGGGTACTGACGCTGCCCGCAGCAATGGGCCTGGCGGCAGGTCTGTTCTGGATCGCCAGCAAGTTCATTCAATAA